The Oryza brachyantha chromosome 6, ObraRS2, whole genome shotgun sequence region AATTGAAAAAAAGAGGCGCATCTCTCTAAAGgtgaaaaacaaaagcaagCACAACGCTGGCTGAATAGCTCAGGTAGAATTATTTTGCCCTTCCCAATTCCTACAAACATTCTTTTTCGAACTACGCGGAGAGCCGCATGGCATTTCATTAGGgagaaaataaagtataaaagGTCATAAGTCCAgaccaaaacaaaatcacACACACTAAACTTATTTACAAATGCGCCACTATGAACAATCAATTTCTACAAACAATAGGTTGCAGAAACAGGCACCTCTATGGTGTGGAATCAGCACAAGGTCTATAGACCAACATTACTAAAACaatgtatattattaaaaCAGGGTTGAGAACAAGTACCTCTCCTCCTCTGTGCCGCTTAGCTGATGGTGCGTATTCCGTCAAATCAGCTGGAGTATGTCTCTTCGCTGCTCGACCTCTTTCAGGTACCCTTCTGTCATTTTTGTATGGCCTAGCATCAAGTAGGTCATCATCTCGAAATTCatgctttttctttttcttgttcttcttttttgccttctggagctcctcctctctccttacATCATACATCCTAGCTTCAATTAATCTCTGTTCTTGTCTCTCTCGTTGCTCCTCAAAAGCTCTCCAGGATTCACCATTTTCCATTATTCCTTTGCTTCTTTTTCCCACCAGTCCCCACCCCCTATCATGTGAAGAATTCATCTGAATAGGTCCTCCAGAAAAGTCATTCTCATCCTCGCTGTTTCTCTTCTCAAAGCTTGACAATTCAACAATTTTCCTTATCTTTCTGGGCTCCTGACCACTCCTGAGTTCAATAGGTTTTTCCTGATCTCCAAGCACCTTGGGCTGCTtgataataattttcttacgGGGTAGTGGATCCTTCTCTACTTCAGCAGGAGGCCTTATTACAACCGATGGCTTAGGAGTATCAGGAGGATAATCATCATACTTTATCTTGTTAgatattttaatcttattaACCTTTCCAGTTGATTTCAGATCTGCAGTTTCCATCATACGCTTATCAGAAACCAAAGAAGCTGAAAGTGACATGTTCCTATCCAAGGACTTCTCAGGTGCTCCACATTTGAATTTTACAGGGACAGGTTTAGTCTTTTCAATACTTTCAGGCACTTCAGCTTCAAGAGCTTCAGACGAGACTTTGGCTACCAACCTCTTGTTTGATGTCTTCATTTGAGAATTACTCGCTATATCAGGAGGATGAGACCTGATGGAATTTGCATCCATTTCTGATGCTTCAGGATCCTCCCCATATTTGGGACACAATTTGTTGGTCCGCATGTGCCCAAGCtgtggagaaagaaaaaaaagtgtcaTAGGATGGCAGGAAACATAATCCTGTATTCCTAACAATTCATGAAACAATTCATTCCACTATGCCTACCTGACCACATGCTCCACATACAAGAGTATCTCCCCTTGCACCTTGTCTCTTTTCCTTAAAATAAGACACCAAATAAGAATCACAGTAGCAAGACAGAATCAGCATTATATTAAAGCTAATCCTATTAAAAGAAGTTGAGAAATTCAAGAGCAGAAAATTCCTCAACAGCAGTATTAACATTAAATAATCattattataaatcattttcaaGCGTGCTAGCAAGAAACCAACAACTGTGCAACAACATAATTTTCCACAAGAGTACAAATATAGACTTTGGTAATTCACTATTTAACTTACACTAGCAAGTATCAGCTATTTATACAAACTAGGTTATACACTTTTACATCACACCACAGTTTGGATCTGCATGCCACATATACATAACCTCTGAGAAACTAGGTCAGGCTGTAGAAGAGAAAAGTAGCACCAGGGGCAATCTCATAGCCAGCATAGAGCTCAACAGTTCTTTAagggtgcgtttggttggtgAGATATCCCTGGATGGGAGATAACCGTCCAGTttttttgatgtgtttggttcatggACGAAGGTAGATTGCTCAGCCATTAGTGATATTTAGCAtattttgtcattaattagtaattaacaagtttaaattagtgctaCTTAATGatcatagatatattttgttggtaatttgtactaattaataagatctgtgatgattaatttatattattatttattagtaattcaatatgcTCATCCCATCCAtccccatccatccaaccaaatttcaaataaaaaattggatcatctcatccatccaaccaaacataaaaccgAATCATCATATTTCTGAAAATATGGATGGTCATATGACATCCCACCTTGACCGCCAACCAAACGCACTCTAAGTTTCTCCCACTAGATTGTTCCATTTTTTAATTGCATTTCTTTGTTAGATCCAGGCTCTATTTGAAGAGATAAGACATTTGATTTTGAATTGCAGACATAATCTAATGAACATATCTCCCTTCTTTCAAGGTCCATTTCTCCCTAGCCCAACTCATCCTTTGTGCATTCTGACATTCTCTTTCTTCAGTAACACTGGCAGGGTCCCTTGACAAACAATACTATCAGAAATCTGGCCTACCAATGCAGCCCAAGCCGccccggaaaaaaaaatgcagccgTGATATTCAGTATTCTCTCTGGTCAGGGAAACATGTCATTTTGGACATCAGCGCGATATCTAATTTAATTTCGAGCACCATTCTTGAttgaatatttgtaaaatataaatacagcATAACATGACAAAAGTACACTTaagaaaaatgtaaaaaactaatttttatgCATCCagtctaaatattttaaaatgttatcgacatttaattttgaaagtttGAAAGATAACCAAGACAACATCTTTTCATGACCAGAGGTAGTTTGAACTATATAGCTACCCTTCAAATGACAAGTCTTTGCCAAGATTTGCATCTCTGAAACCATATTAGTATCACTACTTCACCAGTCAAATATAATCATACAACTATGAAGACTTACCTTGAACCCATCCTTTCCTGggacatttttcctttttactaGAATAATATCATCATTTGCGTCAAATAATGTCTTTGTTCTTAGTTTTGAGGGTAAACTTCCTTCagcaaaattttcaacctGCATGCAGTGGCATGACTCACCCTATTATGTTACTGATTGCTTCTGCTAGCAAAGGAACACATACTAGATTTAGAATATCAGACATAATTTCATGTACCTCCTTTGCATCTCTTGGTGTGCTCTCCCTTGTTGTTAATGCACTGCTATATGCAGACGATTTAATCATTTGGCCAGCCTTACCCTGCTTCATTTTATTGCCCTGATTATACATAGGGGTGATATAATTTGTTGTTTCCACAGGCTGCTTCTTCCTCTTCGTATCACTGTCACCTTCTGCAACATAATAGACAATCAaccataaaaactaattgctaAATGGGTCTCCGGAAAGCAACATATATGACTGAACtgataattactaattaatcacCTTCAAGCAGTTTTTCTACTAGAGCAGCCTCTTCTAGATCATCTTGAATTTCCTCATTAATTTGAGCTCGCGTATGACACCTTCTCATTTTAAGCCCTCTCATTCCATCCATTTTATCACTTCTTATGTCTGTATTACCAACGTCTTCATCATCAAATTCTTCTGCGTCTAGCAAATTTTCAAGATCCCCAGCAAACGAGTCCAGATCACTGTTGGCTTCAGTGTCACTGGCATTTTCATCGCCATCCATAGCAGAGAGTGACTGAATTTGTCTATCCCAAATTTCCTGACATTTCTCCTTAGTCTGCTGCTGAAGCTGCAAGAAAGACATCCTTTGTCCCCGTGCAAACTTACTAACTGGAATTTCATCAATTGTAACACCTGATGCAGCTTGTTCGCTTGAAAGCTTCCTAACCATTGCAATCCTATGCCACCTTGTTAATTTATCAATTTGCTCTTCTGGAACGCCAAATTTGAGAAGCAACTATTTACAACAATAACGGTGTCAAACCACAGGAAAACAAAGTgtaaaaatacagaaaaatagCGTGGCTGATGTATGCTTCCATGACACTGGAAAAAATTTACAAGTAACCAAATTATGACCGAGTGTCATTGTGTCAATGACATGTGCAGACTGGCAGTAGGTCCCACTTGTAATTATCACAGCAGTTAGtgttttgataaattttactacTTCCATACCATAACATAAGGGATTTGGCCTCTAAAtttcatcctaaaatataacacATTTTGTGATCCCAAAGCAATACTTTATTTCCCATCCATCAACTTTTGTACTATTTTATTCTACATCTACCAACTTTTGTATTACTTTATTCCCTACTTACCAATTTTTGTACTATTTTATTCCTCCAACTACCACCTTTTGTGACATGACTTGTGCTTTTCTACTTaacttttgccaaaaaaaggGTATAATCCCTtgtattatgggacagagggagtgcGTGTTTTATGTGGTATGAAGGCAATTTCCATATGATCCCTTGCCATACCCAGttaataaaatcaacttctgcgagaattatatatgttcatacTAAAGCATGTTCTGTGATGATACTAAGGCATGTCAGTGCCTGGAATCCCAGGGAATGTTTATTTTGCATCATACTGCTAATTGCTAAAATTGTGAGGGTCAATGGTACCTCACGGGCTGCATCCATGCTCAACCTACGGAGATCAGCATCTGTTCCGGTAACGGTGGTTCCTTTTGCAGCAGCTGACTTCTTCTTGTGCGTTGCATTGGATATGGGTGCTTTTGGAGTTACTCGTACATAGCTAAATCCTAGCCCACGACCAGATGGATCACCAACGCCAGTAATTTCTAATCTCTCTATATTCTCCTTGTCCTGCATACACTCGATGGCATTAGATTTGAACAAGCTAAGGAAAAACATAACCAACATACAAGGAACCATATGCCTgtgcatttaatttttatataaaaaagagatGATACAAGTGCACATGTTTCCATGCAGATTGGTTAACCCACTTCTAACAGTGGCGATCCACTTCTCAGCACCCAAGTGCAACTCAAATAGAGTGGCACACCATCAGATTTGAAAACCACTTTAATAAATCTTACACaatcaaaaatcaaatgtgAGATTATGGCTAACCAGAGCATGCATACAAATTTAATTCATTTCACAAGATAGAATCCATATCCCATAAGTATTTCCTTTGTTGCTACAACATAGTACCATCTATAATGTTAATTCAGTAGAGTGATGATAAAGTTTATCCCAAGTTTGCCTAGAATACATCAATTGTTACTCTTAGTTCATACGAAGGGATAGCTAGTTTAGGTATATGAATTGTCACAGAATGAACAAAACAAGCCATGGTGACTAAATGtgatcattaaaaaaataatttagcacCTGATTTGTACAAGCAACAAAATTGCTAGTAAGATTCCAGCTAGTGATCTGCAGTTCCCTCTCAATatgtgcagcagcagcaagctcaATAGCTTCATCAGGAAGCCGATTCATGGCAGATGCAAGTCCCACAGGCTGTGTAAGCTTCTCAATTCCTAAGTGCTTGAGACGATACTGGCCAGCTTGCATACTCTCATAACAGCAGACCTGAGGAAGTGAAGGGTTCAGACAAGGCGAACTCAATAGCAAGGCATGGCAAAGGTCTCAGGTTACAACATTACAACTATTAAACAGTTAAACTGCAGATGAACAAGATTTTGGTAACCTACATGCACAAACAATTGCACACTGGCAGTTTGGGCATTTTGGGCATTATAATAGAGCACAAAATAGTATTTGGGAATTCCAGCACTGTTGCACATTTGTATATCAACACGTTCTATTATGGAATTTCTTTGAAACTTCCATAATTAACGGATTTCAAGCATTTTGGGGCAAAATGTAGGTTAAATAGAAAGTGACATCTCCTCTGAGAAAATTAGGTGCATCAGTATtagtaaaaacatataaacagGTATATCATAATCCATTTTTTGTCCCCATTACTTagttttttacattttaacACTCATGCATAAGGTTTTGGGgtcttaaattttgaaacgaaGGAAGCAACTATTTAACATATCGGTGAACATATAGCCAATGCAATGTGATCAACTGATCATTCCTTAATGCATCAACACTCACAAATATGCAAGATATAAGGCATTACACCAAGAAAATAGTTTAATGAAACAGGTGGTGGAAGTAATTTTGGGAAACTCACATTTTCAGGTGTTAATAATCTTCTCAGTTCTTCCTCTGATGGAATCCGAAAATCAGGTCTTTGTATGTAGAACAAATGTCCCTTTGGTCCTTTCTGTAAAAATTGTTGAAGGATAGCATTAATTTTGgtcaaaagtgaaaagaacaaaaaaaagaacagatgCAGCATCAGGAGTAATAATAACATGGGTGACAGATTTTAACCCTTAAATCTGCGCAATGCTTTAGCCGTTTCCTCATGATAGCCTCTGTTACAGGAGGCTGAATAGGTAATTCATCAGCTCGAATCTGAGGAAAAATACCAGGCTTCTCCCTAGCACGGAACTCGCGATATACATATACAAGAATTCTGTTCAGAATATAATTCTGCACATTTTTTGTGGTAGGTGAAAATACTTCCATATGAGGCTCCTGCCAGGAGAACAAAAATCTGTTATTTTCTAGTTGACAAGTTAAATATCACCACACAAAAGATCTGCTGAAATGATGCAATGCTCGACAATGTGTGCATATGTATGTCAGTCAAAACATGTACTTATTATAGCATACTGTTATAGCTATAAGCCTACAACACATATAAAGATGCCAATGAAAAACGTGACTCGCATTCCAGTCATCAATAAAGTACATACCATGCATACCatggaaaatataatttattatcaaattatatacaaCACACACTGAGAACATTTTTTCAAGTCACATTTCATAGAAAGAACAGATCATATACTAACatacacccccccccccccaaaaaaaaaaaacttccttGAAAATAGAAGAATGAAAGAAATAAGGAAAGTGCAACACTGCCTgaattacaaaattttcagaaagtGCAATGCATGACATAGCCAAATAGCTAAAACatgcaaataaaagaaatttaaacaaTTATTCAAAAAAGGGGCAACGCAACAGTATAATCGTATAACTTCAGAGCAGGTTTCTAATAATAAGTTGaatttccataaaaaaactaaaaataatatttatcagCACATGTTCAATCAGTATATAGCAGAATCTAAACAACCATTCTTCTAAAAGAAAGTATAAACAGGCCCTCACTTCTATACACTTTCTTAACGGTAGCCTCTCTTCGCAGAAATGCagttaaccaaaaaaatagatgattaaaataaaataaaaactaagagcatccccaacagttcatctatcccatcctctatcctaaaaatatgaaaggtaaagattgagctccaacagaacatccATATtcagagagagaaactctatatttggatgttctctctccatcctcaaaagaaatatagaagatatcatatatggatgatatgttgaagtacaaagagatatagaggataaaactgttttagatgatcatctaaatgaagatatgaatgatcaaatttagatgatctttTAGGAATGCTCTAATGGACAAAATTTCCCAGCATTGCATATGTTCAACCCAATAAACGAACACAATTAACCCATTAAATTACTTTGAAATTAATTGCCTTTCTAATCAATCCGTAATAAATCCAGGAAAGTGAATTTTAATTGCATTAAATTCAAGGGAATACAACAAATATTTCAGAATATGATAAACAATGAACAGCTTGAAAATGAATGGCAAAGCTTCCGGCCAGCAAATGCATCTTGATCATTTTCCATCAACTATCTTAGGGCAAGCATTGGTTAAGAAAAAAGTAATGTTGTGCCTAGACAGTTTACCTGTTGGCCAACCGTGTACAACTTGTCAATGCGACGAAGAGAAAGCATTCCTTTGGGTGACCGAACTAAAAGGTAATCAGTTGATGCAACCTTATGAGGAAATACAGGTGCTCTGTACATATTTGTCTCAAGACATGATTGATGAGAACCAGAACGAATGTTTCCCAGAAAAGGAGATTTGTCAGCAGGATCAATAGCAAGCATTGTACCCAGTCCATCACTATTGCTTCGAAGGGATGCAGCTGTTTGGTCAGAAGGTGAAGTCTTCTGGTAATATGTGCAGAGTCGTGCACCCATTCCTGCATTTGCAAGAAGCAAAGGTCTCTCCTCACAGTATCTGCATTGGaagaaataaataacacaTATGGTAAATTggtgaacaaaataaatacatgatCTCAGCAATTAAAACTAGATCATAAGAAAATTTCACATAAAATAGAACACACTGTATTCACCACTTGGCTAAACTAGTACTTTTTATCAAAAGTGTACATCTATAATTTGAATATGGGTAAGTTCATGATAACTGTTACTCCCATGATATGAGAGAAAGTAAACAGGACTTACTCCATCAAAAATACATGTCCATCCTTAACAGACAAGTCAGATTTTTTCCTGAATGCACCAGGAGGACGTAGAGGCTTATTCTCACCAGGCAGTC contains the following coding sequences:
- the LOC102713474 gene encoding transcription initiation factor TFIID subunit 1 isoform X1, with translation MGDGERREDENPTTSAADDDDDEDYEEPSGGNHFLGFMFGNVDDSGDLDADYLDEDAKEHLFALADKLGPSLKDIDLIKSSPAPTDPSEQDYDAKAEDAVDYEDIDEEYDGPEVEAATEEDHLLSKKDYFASNAVYASVSSKVSVFDEENYDEDEEPPNNNDLPGDNTAQNCSTALADQLDMTLSNGNLAVEKMPSSLSEPEESIEREAFQQKETVTEEQLESKAATSLPVLCIEDGSVILRFSEIFGAQEPVKKAKTDRHKHPVNKDFQITNVTDIVEEDEEVFLRSTIQNLSALRHIKKNDDFVGSDSDESTSDVALRLKDSWPSEQPMKDKDIPTALPSPVFPDFYPLEHEDWENDIVWGNSPTTAIQPCLTSCVISEESLDDHSKDQANGCGYVSRCCDVQSEFQHSSVVADPFGCIEMPDSTNYHSTENSYSPLRKETAQENKSLGEPNNITEPVKIDTMRHLNKLSLLNKELLEGSWLDNIVWDPSEDAPKPKLIFDLKDDHMLFEILDEKNSGHLRSHARAMLVSRPMKTSTVENIDHNNQATTLSGRFNISNDKFYSNRKMSQQARSHAKKRASMGLKVVHSVPAQKLQTMKPKLSVKEIANFHRPKAKWYPHENKLTARFQGDECSHGPMTAVVMTLGGKGVKFLVNAEETPLSVKSKASKKLEFKPSEKIKLFCSGKELQDDISLAMQNVRPNSVLHVVRTEIHLWPKAQRLPGENKPLRPPGAFRKKSDLSVKDGHVFLMEYCEERPLLLANAGMGARLCTYYQKTSPSDQTAASLRSNSDGLGTMLAIDPADKSPFLGNIRSGSHQSCLETNMYRAPVFPHKVASTDYLLVRSPKGMLSLRRIDKLYTVGQQEPHMEVFSPTTKNVQNYILNRILVYVYREFRAREKPGIFPQIRADELPIQPPVTEAIMRKRLKHCADLRKGPKGHLFYIQRPDFRIPSEEELRRLLTPENVCCYESMQAGQYRLKHLGIEKLTQPVGLASAMNRLPDEAIELAAAAHIERELQITSWNLTSNFVACTNQDKENIERLEITGVGDPSGRGLGFSYVRVTPKAPISNATHKKKSAAAKGTTVTGTDADLRRLSMDAARELLLKFGVPEEQIDKLTRWHRIAMVRKLSSEQAASGVTIDEIPVSKFARGQRMSFLQLQQQTKEKCQEIWDRQIQSLSAMDGDENASDTEANSDLDSFAGDLENLLDAEEFDDEDVGNTDIRSDKMDGMRGLKMRRCHTRAQINEEIQDDLEEAALVEKLLEEGDSDTKRKKQPVETTNYITPMYNQGNKMKQGKAGQMIKSSAYSSALTTRESTPRDAKEVENFAEGSLPSKLRTKTLFDANDDIILVKRKNVPGKDGFKEKRQGARGDTLVCGACGQLGHMRTNKLCPKYGEDPEASEMDANSIRSHPPDIASNSQMKTSNKRLVAKVSSEALEAEVPESIEKTKPVPVKFKCGAPEKSLDRNMSLSASLVSDKRMMETADLKSTGKVNKIKISNKIKYDDYPPDTPKPSVVIRPPAEVEKDPLPRKKIIIKQPKVLGDQEKPIELRSGQEPRKIRKIVELSSFEKRNSEDENDFSGGPIQMNSSHDRGWGLVGKRSKGIMENGESWRAFEEQRERQEQRLIEARMYDVRREEELQKAKKKNKKKKKHEFRDDDLLDARPYKNDRRVPERGRAAKRHTPADLTEYAPSAKRHRGGEVELSNILEKIVDHLRSTSFAYIFRKPVTKKEAPDYFDIIERPMDLGTIRDKVRKMEYKNREDFRHDMAQIALNAHLYNDDRHPHIPPLADQLLQMCDYLLEESAELLDDAEYAIED
- the LOC102713474 gene encoding transcription initiation factor TFIID subunit 1 isoform X3, translated to MGDGERREDENPTTSAADDDDDEDYEEPSGGNHFLGFMFGNVDDSGDLDADYLDEDAKEHLFALADKLGPSLKDIDLIKSSPAPTDPSEQDYDAKAEDAVDYEDIDEEYDGPEVEAATEEDHLLSKKDYFASNAVYASVSSKVSVFDEENYDEDEEPPNNNDLPGDNTAQNCSTALADQLDMTLSNGNLAVEKMPSSLSEPEESIEREAFQQKETVTEEQLESKAATSLPVLCIEDGSVILRFSEIFGAQEPVKKAKTDRHKHPVNKDFQITNVTDIVEEDEEVFLRSTIQNLSALRHIKKNDDFVGSDSDESTSDVALRLKDSWPSEQPMKDKDIPTALPSPVFPDFYPLEHEDWENDIVWGNSPTTAIQPCLTSCVISEESLDDHSKDQANGCGYVSRCCDVQSEFQHSSVVADPFGCIEMPDSTNYHSTENSYSPLRKETAQENKSLGEPNNITEPVKIDTMRHLNKLSLLNKELLEGSWLDNIVWDPSEDAPKPKLIFDLKDDHMLFEILDEKNSGHLRSHARAMLVSRPMKTSTVENIDHNNQATTLSGRFNISNDKFYSNRKMSQQARSHAKKRASMGLKVVHSVPAQKLQTMKPKLSVKEIANFHRPKAKWYPHENKLTARFQGDECSHGPMTAVVMTLGGKGVKFLVNAEETPLSVKSKASKKLEFKPSEKIKLFCSGKELQDDISLAMQNVRPNSVLHVVRTEIHLWPKAQRLPGENKPLRPPGAFRKKSDLSVKDGHVFLMEYCEERPLLLANAGMGARLCTYYQKTSPSDQTAASLRSNSDGLGTMLAIDPADKSPFLGNIRSGSHQSCLETNMYRAPVFPHKVASTDYLLVRSPKGMLSLRRIDKLYTVGQQEPHMEVFSPTTKNVQNYILNRILVYVYREFRAREKPGIFPQIRADELPIQPPVTEAIMRKRLKHCADLRKGPKGHLFYIQRPDFRIPSEEELRRLLTPENVCCYESMQAGQYRLKHLGIEKLTQPVGLASAMNRLPDEAIELAAAAHIERELQITSWNLTSNFVACTNQDKENIERLEITGVGDPSGRGLGFSYVRVTPKAPISNATHKKKSAAAKGTTVTGTDADLRRLSMDAARELLLKFGVPEEQIDKLTRWHRIAMVRKLSSEQAASGVTIDEIPVSKFARGQRMSFLQLQQQTKEKCQEIWDRQIQSLSAMDGDENASDTEANSDLDSFAGDLENLLDAEEFDDEDVGNTDIRSDKMDGMRGLKMRRCHTRAQINEEIQDDLEEAALVEKLLEEGDSDTKRKKQPVETTNYITPMYNQGNKMKQGKAGQMIKSSAYSSALTTRESTPRDAKEVENFAEGSLPSKLRTKTLFDANDDIILVKRKNVPGKDGFKRQGARGDTLVCGACGQLGHMRTNKLCPKYGEDPEASEMDANSIRSHPPDIASNSQMKTSNKRLVAKVSSEALEAEVPESIEKTKPVPVKFKCGAPEKSLDRNMSLSASLVSDKRMMETADLKSTGKVNKIKISNKIKYDDYPPDTPKPSVVIRPPAEVEKDPLPRKKIIIKQPKVLGDQEKPIELRSGQEPRKIRKIVELSSFEKRNSEDENDFSGGPIQMNSSHDRGWGLVGKRSKGIMENGESWRAFEEQRERQEQRLIEARMYDVRREEELQKAKKKNKKKKKHEFRDDDLLDARPYKNDRRVPERGRAAKRHTPADLTEYAPSAKRHRGGEVELSNILEKIVDHLRSTSFAYIFRKPVTKKEAPDYFDIIERPMDLGTIRDKVRKMEYKNREDFRHDMAQIALNAHLYNDDRHPHIPPLADQLLQMCDYLLEESAELLDDAEYAIED
- the LOC102713474 gene encoding transcription initiation factor TFIID subunit 1 isoform X2, translating into MGDGERREDENPTTSAADDDDDEDYEEPSGGNHFLGFMFGNVDDSGDLDADYLDEDAKEHLFALADKLGPSLKDIDLIKSSPAPTDPSEQDYDAKAEDAVDYEDIDEEYDGPEVEAATEEDHLLSKKDYFASNAVYASVSSKVSVFDEENYDEDEEPPNNNDLPGDNTAQNCSTALADQLDMTLSNGNLAVEKMPSSLSEPEESIEREAFQKETVTEEQLESKAATSLPVLCIEDGSVILRFSEIFGAQEPVKKAKTDRHKHPVNKDFQITNVTDIVEEDEEVFLRSTIQNLSALRHIKKNDDFVGSDSDESTSDVALRLKDSWPSEQPMKDKDIPTALPSPVFPDFYPLEHEDWENDIVWGNSPTTAIQPCLTSCVISEESLDDHSKDQANGCGYVSRCCDVQSEFQHSSVVADPFGCIEMPDSTNYHSTENSYSPLRKETAQENKSLGEPNNITEPVKIDTMRHLNKLSLLNKELLEGSWLDNIVWDPSEDAPKPKLIFDLKDDHMLFEILDEKNSGHLRSHARAMLVSRPMKTSTVENIDHNNQATTLSGRFNISNDKFYSNRKMSQQARSHAKKRASMGLKVVHSVPAQKLQTMKPKLSVKEIANFHRPKAKWYPHENKLTARFQGDECSHGPMTAVVMTLGGKGVKFLVNAEETPLSVKSKASKKLEFKPSEKIKLFCSGKELQDDISLAMQNVRPNSVLHVVRTEIHLWPKAQRLPGENKPLRPPGAFRKKSDLSVKDGHVFLMEYCEERPLLLANAGMGARLCTYYQKTSPSDQTAASLRSNSDGLGTMLAIDPADKSPFLGNIRSGSHQSCLETNMYRAPVFPHKVASTDYLLVRSPKGMLSLRRIDKLYTVGQQEPHMEVFSPTTKNVQNYILNRILVYVYREFRAREKPGIFPQIRADELPIQPPVTEAIMRKRLKHCADLRKGPKGHLFYIQRPDFRIPSEEELRRLLTPENVCCYESMQAGQYRLKHLGIEKLTQPVGLASAMNRLPDEAIELAAAAHIERELQITSWNLTSNFVACTNQDKENIERLEITGVGDPSGRGLGFSYVRVTPKAPISNATHKKKSAAAKGTTVTGTDADLRRLSMDAARELLLKFGVPEEQIDKLTRWHRIAMVRKLSSEQAASGVTIDEIPVSKFARGQRMSFLQLQQQTKEKCQEIWDRQIQSLSAMDGDENASDTEANSDLDSFAGDLENLLDAEEFDDEDVGNTDIRSDKMDGMRGLKMRRCHTRAQINEEIQDDLEEAALVEKLLEEGDSDTKRKKQPVETTNYITPMYNQGNKMKQGKAGQMIKSSAYSSALTTRESTPRDAKEVENFAEGSLPSKLRTKTLFDANDDIILVKRKNVPGKDGFKEKRQGARGDTLVCGACGQLGHMRTNKLCPKYGEDPEASEMDANSIRSHPPDIASNSQMKTSNKRLVAKVSSEALEAEVPESIEKTKPVPVKFKCGAPEKSLDRNMSLSASLVSDKRMMETADLKSTGKVNKIKISNKIKYDDYPPDTPKPSVVIRPPAEVEKDPLPRKKIIIKQPKVLGDQEKPIELRSGQEPRKIRKIVELSSFEKRNSEDENDFSGGPIQMNSSHDRGWGLVGKRSKGIMENGESWRAFEEQRERQEQRLIEARMYDVRREEELQKAKKKNKKKKKHEFRDDDLLDARPYKNDRRVPERGRAAKRHTPADLTEYAPSAKRHRGGEVELSNILEKIVDHLRSTSFAYIFRKPVTKKEAPDYFDIIERPMDLGTIRDKVRKMEYKNREDFRHDMAQIALNAHLYNDDRHPHIPPLADQLLQMCDYLLEESAELLDDAEYAIED